One genomic segment of Paenibacillus thermoaerophilus includes these proteins:
- a CDS encoding MGDG synthase family glycosyltransferase, whose product MNNRLSTPVPPGAAKRPARILLLTGEIGDGHIHAARALEAAAARLPEDMAVRVSIRDIISWTRPSLHAVSRWAYVQLVKRLPSVWGFFFERTRRPSPAASWLRKFRLIEPAAMAALIRSESPDLIISTIPMASAVVADAKRAGGTDVPLATVITDHTDHPYWIHPGTDLYLVGSEGTARLLADRGISRDAIRVTGIPVHPRYDAVGDRDELRIRHGLDPGLPTIMVMGGGHGVISREVLDLFRGDALSRPVQALIVCGHNARLREKLEREASRNSRHKIVPAGYIPHVHEWMALSDLLISKAGGLTTSEALASRLPMLLYKPIPGQETDNAEWLVSVGAAKRAANSLQLAALANELLARPDQLEQMRLACARAAGPGRSAERTLLAAMSLLDGR is encoded by the coding sequence ATGAACAATCGCTTATCAACTCCCGTCCCGCCCGGCGCCGCGAAGCGTCCCGCGCGCATCCTGCTGCTCACGGGCGAGATCGGAGACGGTCATATCCATGCCGCCAGAGCGTTGGAAGCGGCGGCCGCCCGCCTGCCGGAAGACATGGCGGTACGGGTCAGCATCCGGGATATCATCTCGTGGACAAGGCCGTCGCTGCACGCGGTCAGCCGTTGGGCGTACGTCCAACTGGTCAAGCGGCTGCCTTCCGTATGGGGCTTTTTCTTCGAGCGCACCCGCCGGCCTTCGCCCGCGGCGTCCTGGCTGCGCAAGTTCCGGTTGATCGAACCGGCCGCGATGGCCGCGCTGATCCGCTCGGAATCGCCCGACCTGATCATCTCGACCATCCCGATGGCGTCCGCCGTCGTCGCCGACGCCAAGCGTGCGGGAGGAACGGACGTTCCGCTGGCGACGGTGATCACCGATCATACCGATCACCCGTACTGGATTCACCCCGGCACCGATCTGTATCTCGTCGGTTCGGAAGGAACGGCGCGTTTGCTGGCCGACCGGGGGATTAGCCGCGACGCGATCCGGGTGACCGGCATTCCCGTACATCCCCGTTACGACGCCGTCGGCGACCGGGACGAGCTGCGGATACGGCACGGACTGGACCCGGGACTGCCGACGATTATGGTCATGGGCGGAGGCCACGGCGTCATCAGCCGGGAAGTGCTCGACCTGTTCCGCGGCGATGCCTTATCCCGCCCCGTTCAAGCCCTGATCGTCTGCGGCCACAACGCGCGTCTCCGGGAGAAGCTGGAGCGTGAAGCTTCCAGGAATTCGCGCCACAAGATCGTGCCCGCGGGATATATCCCGCATGTTCACGAGTGGATGGCGCTGTCCGATCTGCTGATATCCAAAGCCGGCGGGCTCACGACGTCGGAAGCGCTGGCTTCGCGCCTGCCGATGCTGCTGTACAAGCCGATCCCCGGACAAGAGACCGACAACGCCGAATGGCTCGTCTCCGTCGGCGCGGCCAAACGGGCCGCGAACAGCCTTCAGTTGGCCGCGTTGGCCAACGAACTGCTCGCCCGGCCGGACCAACTGGAGCAGATGCGGCTGGCTTGTGCCCGGGCGGCCGGTCCCGGTCGGTCCGCCGAACGGACGCTGCTCGCCGCCATGAGCCTGCTGGACGGCCGATAA
- a CDS encoding S41 family peptidase: protein MRNRLNGAGIALAAVAAVASASIGYYGGANGWLPQVLHRVVPAESSHWKVEQAKRLIEEQFVRPVDDEQLVSAAIKGMAQSVNDPYTNYFTKQEYEDRMSRLHSEMVGIGVVVEKQEDGSFLIRSVYKDSPADAAGLKAGDSIAAVDGKEVSGIELEDLVSLVRGPKGTTVVLKLNRDNRAEPVEIAVKRDVFQVPNSEHRMLDTESGIGYIRLYSFTTGADKHVEQAIAELKAQGMKRLIFDLRFNGGGLLPEAIGVSSLFVPKDRPVMHIQYRNKPNMTFRSRAESDKPFGMPLVVLVNGSTASASEMFSGAIKDLKLGKIVGTKTFGKGVAQTWYRLADGSGLQITTANYLTAGEISINGIGVEPDIVVENPKPETQPGDPDDKQLETAIATVKEMPAP from the coding sequence ATGCGCAATCGCCTGAACGGAGCGGGAATCGCTCTCGCAGCGGTGGCGGCCGTGGCGTCGGCGTCGATCGGATACTACGGAGGGGCCAACGGGTGGCTGCCTCAAGTGCTGCACCGGGTGGTTCCGGCGGAATCGTCGCACTGGAAGGTCGAGCAGGCCAAGCGGCTGATCGAGGAGCAATTCGTGCGCCCGGTGGACGACGAGCAGCTCGTCAGCGCCGCCATCAAAGGAATGGCCCAGTCCGTGAACGATCCGTACACGAATTATTTCACGAAGCAGGAATACGAGGACCGGATGTCCCGGCTTCATTCCGAGATGGTCGGAATCGGGGTTGTCGTCGAGAAGCAGGAGGACGGTTCGTTTCTGATCCGTTCCGTCTACAAGGACAGCCCGGCGGATGCGGCGGGCCTGAAGGCCGGTGATTCAATCGCGGCCGTCGACGGCAAGGAAGTCTCCGGCATAGAGCTGGAGGATCTGGTTTCGCTTGTGCGCGGTCCGAAGGGGACGACGGTCGTGCTCAAGCTGAACCGCGACAACCGGGCCGAACCCGTGGAGATTGCCGTGAAGCGGGATGTGTTCCAGGTGCCGAACTCGGAGCACCGCATGCTCGATACGGAATCGGGGATCGGCTATATCCGCCTGTACAGCTTCACCACCGGGGCGGACAAACATGTGGAGCAGGCGATTGCGGAATTAAAGGCGCAGGGAATGAAGCGCCTGATCTTCGATCTGCGATTTAACGGCGGCGGTCTCCTGCCGGAAGCGATCGGCGTCAGTTCGCTGTTCGTTCCCAAGGACCGGCCCGTCATGCACATCCAATACCGCAACAAGCCGAACATGACCTTCCGGTCGCGGGCGGAGTCCGACAAACCGTTCGGAATGCCGCTGGTCGTGCTGGTGAACGGTTCGACGGCCAGCGCTTCGGAAATGTTCAGCGGCGCGATCAAGGACCTGAAGCTGGGCAAGATCGTCGGCACCAAGACGTTCGGCAAAGGCGTCGCGCAGACCTGGTACAGGCTGGCGGACGGCTCCGGCCTGCAGATTACGACCGCCAACTACCTGACGGCGGGGGAGATCTCGATCAACGGCATCGGCGTGGAGCCGGATATCGTCGTGGAGAATCCGAAGCCGGAGACGCAGCCGGGCGATCCCGACGACAAGCAGTTGGAGACGGCGATCGCAACCGTCAAGGAGATGCCGGCTCCCTGA